The window GATCCAATTTTGCATGCAATTAGGGCATAGTCTGCTCTTTCTCACGGGCTCACACTGTCCGCCACTGACAGAGGGGATGCTGCCGCTCGGACCTTCGAATTGACGGTCAATTTCTTTCCATCAAAGGCAAAATTAGTTGATGGTAGCATTCAGAACATTGAGAGAGACACAATTGTTAAATGGGAGGTTGAGTTTACAGAGATTGATCCACAAGTTCTACAGAACATGGGAGAGAAGGCAGTGAAGAAATGGGTGGAAGAAATTGGGGAGAATGTTGTTTGGGGTCtagagcaagaagtatcactgttgcagtttgatgattggaaaggagagtatgtgagaatggaagatggtgaacagattgttgatgaaatcgatcggcaaaacggctggacaagcaaacgagctaatttttttgctgagctggttgatctgaatattttttcgaaggttggatatgtgccatcacaattggctgcgcagatggtagatgatgattgggctacacagaggccattgattcccatgtgtactaaacttacagtaatagccgaagagggacaggtgactggaattgaaactgaaactgcagcaactgttgattggaatgtagttgaattagatgagcctactgatttggtcattgcaccaatgcctgacattgagatggccaaactttttggcattccagtcgatgacagagataagcaggagaggggagaatctagtttgcctgctaatgttgatgaagatgtagatggacaattgatggaacaagctgcagatgaagtagatgatgcacatgatgatgagctggtgcatgtgtatgacaaagaaaaccctgtcattgaagtaggcaagttcttcccaagcatgaaggagtttaggatgtgtttcaagacttatgcagtgaaacatgagtttgatgccaagactgtttggactgatagaaagaagttttatgcgaggtgcagaggatttgatggtagtgtcaagccttgcaagtggtacatatctgctagactgcaacctgatggaagtactgtcagggttaaccaaatccccaatcaacatacttgtattacaagttcacagagagtatcaaccatgacatcacaactttgggttgcagaaaagatcaccccaattttatccaaaacaccaaacactactgccaagaaactcaaagtagacttggaaaagatgtaccccattaaaatgaaatataccacagtgtggaaggcaaaacaaaggACAATGAAAAACTTATATGGTGattgggcaaatacatttaggatgctttacaacttcaaagcagaggtggaaaagaggtcacctggtagtgttgtggagatagatacagaggtatcagccaaaggtgaagtcaagttctccaagttttttatggctttgaagccttgcatagatggcttcaaagcagggtgccgtccatatttgagcatagactcatcatttttgacaggcaagtggaatggtcagttggcagcatgcaatgctctagatggacacaactggatgtttcctattgctgttggcttgtttcagtcagaaacagaggcttcatggacatggttcatgatccagttgaaaagatgcctagggccagtgtcacctttggctatacacacagatgcatgtaaggggcttgaaaattcagtgaaaagtgttttcccacatgctgagcagagggagtgcttcggtcatttgtggatgaatttgatcaaaaaatttagaggagaagaatttgggcgcatgtggccagcagcaagatcttacactagacagacacacaaatatcatcttgataagataatggcagcatgtgatgagtttggtccatggctgaacacctaccattctttgttatggtacaggtcagcattcaacactgccatcaagtgtgaccacatcaacaacaatttggcagagagtttcaacaataaggtgaaggagttaaaagatttgcctgtgcatgacatggttgaccaaattaggatcatgctcatgcggttgtgggaattgagaagaaggataggtgattgtctgcaaggtgataagcttccagcagtggtacaacaggtggtcaataggagcagaagtctttcacatttgtttgttgaaaaatcttcaccttggggtgctgaagttagagataacaaaactggaaggagacatgttgttaacactgaattgcatgattgcacttgccgcgagtggcaacacactggtaaaccatgtgagcatgccattcttttcttagcatcccaaccgaagataaacatgcacccatatctgcatgaatattattcggtagcaagattcaaagctgcatatgctactccaattccagcacttacagatccgtctcagtggcctgaagtggacattgaattttccatgtgttctcccttgacgaaaagaaaggctggcaggcctaaacagagtagattcaaggcatggtttgagaaaggtgggagtagtaagaagggaaagaaagatgaaaagccaaaaagggcccaaaaaggtaacaaaaatagatgcaagttgtgccaggaacttgggcacagagtgggatctatcaaatgccgttacactcctgataagccaaagtatgttcttgtttatttgtctgtGTTTTGATTTGGTGCTTTTTTCCAATTAGTATATCTATAACATTTTCTGCATAGGAGGAAGCGAGCAagtcagccccttgttgttgaacagtgTTGGCCAACCAAAAAAGCAAGAGTCAATGGCGGTAGAAAGAAGAGAAGTGTGCCTGAGCCTGAGCAGACTAAAGAAAATCCTGCTGCAGTCAACATTCAGACTGAAGAAAACTGATGTGGAGGTGCACACCGAAGAAACTGAATTTGAGCAtgtcgaggttcagactgaagaaactgaacctgagcgtgtcgaggttcagactgaagaaacccatgttgaggtacacaccaaagaaactgaaactgttgtcaaCATTGAGACTGAAGACACTGATCACGAGGGTATTGGCGAGGTGTTGAAAAGACCAGTGAAGAAAACCAAGATGATCAGTGAACTTGTGTGTGTAGTAGAACCAAAAATAAGAAGGGCTAAGGCGAAGAAGGCCACACGACGTGGTAGGAAGAAGTAGAACAGAGAATAGTTTGAAAATTTGGGACATGTAATAATATTTGTAACTTGGTGCGACTGGTAGTCACTATGTATCCCCATATTTCTATTCGAACTTGtttgtctaaaccagccaaataaaattcaaatttaaatttaaatttgggctattgatgttttagtgctatctaaagtacctcaactgaaatatgtttgcttgctgatcattccgagcccttttggtaagttgaactcatagtcatgaaaagtgtgtttcaaatgacctccaaaggtagggtaaacggcctcatatttaagcaagtttttttggcaccttgtctaaaccagccaaataatttttctacacatctattctacctatatagtgtaaatctaaagtctcactatttattgaattaatattctatttttcttttctttttgaaaaaacaaggtttaatagaaaattatatataaaacaagtttaaaacatgaaaatgagaaaagtaagttcagatctttcttagtcaatccaaaatgaagttttggTGAGGTTTTCACACTTTTCATTTTCAAAACTCCACCTACTCTCGGGTGCCCACTACTCTCTCCCTTCAACTCCATACTACATTGTTTGAGGAATAACAATTTTGTGAAGGATTTTTCGTAAAAAtgtatgtaaaccatatttatatttttttctcgttactatacgacataataagactatgtgcgcaagttttatatttttttgattttttttgaattagttatgctcaaccctaatcagtcaaaacctctcaaaacccctcaaaacccctctcaaaacccctcaaaaccccgcACACTACCTGGTCGTCGATCGTTGTGCGTGGACGGTTGAGATCAGGCGCTAGGGTTAGCTACAGTGCGCAGCGATCCGCATGAGACGCGCTGATTGGTTGACGCGGTGGGGTTTGGATCAGCCTCTCTCGTTGGAGCATCAGGACCGTTCATTTGAATCCAACGGCAAGAGTTGACGCGGTGCATGGACCAAGCCTACGGAGTGCCCTTTCCATCGTTGCATGCGTGCCCGTGCCTACCCGCAGCATGCATGCCCACCCGCAGGACTGCGCCCGTGCGTTGCATGCATGCCTCGACGTAGCCCTGCTCCGCCACCCCTATCAACGTAGTAACCTGTCGCATGCCTACCATTAGAA is drawn from Triticum dicoccoides isolate Atlit2015 ecotype Zavitan chromosome 4A, WEW_v2.0, whole genome shotgun sequence and contains these coding sequences:
- the LOC119283966 gene encoding uncharacterized protein LOC119283966, with product MEPPDSTSNRGDAAARTFELTVNFFPSKAKLVDGSIQNIERDTIVKWEVEFTEIDPQVLQNMGEKAVKKWVEEIGENVVWGLEQEVSLLQFDDWKGEYVRMEDGEQICGRQNKGQ